The DNA segment TTTGTCTATTATGTTAGGAGAAACCGCCACTGCGAAGGCTGCAGCTACGTGTAACACCATCATGGTACTAAAGTGTTTAGTGGAATACATGTTATTGCATTCTGGTTTTGGGTTTTAAGGTGATGattatacttctttttttttgggttgtgAGTTTTCAGATAGTATCATACATGGCTTCATGCACTATTGAGGAAGTTGCTTCCAGTTGTAATGCTATCCGGTTTCTTCAAATATATGTAACTACACAATCTTGATTTTCATATGCTTACATTATCATTAGGCCTAGGTTCTTATTTCGCTATGATGTGTATCTTTGATAGGTGTACAAGAGACGCGATGTAACTGCTCAGATAGTGAAAAGAGCTGAGAAAGCTGGATTCAAGGCCATTGTTCTGACTGTTGATGTTCCTAAACTTGGCAGAAGGGAGGCAGATATAAAGAACAAGTTATTGTTTAGcctatctaacaaaaaaaagtagattGTTAAATGATGTTTCAATCTTTTTTTGTTCTGTAGAATGGTATCCCCACAGCTGAGGAACTTTGAAGGATTATTTTCAACCGAAGTCATACCTGTGAGTAGAAGCTTCAAGTTAAGGTTCATGTAAAGTGAAAACATAACATGTTGTTGACgtgataactttttttttcctcagaGTGAAGGTTCAGGTGTTGAAGCCTTCGCTTCTAGTACATTTGATGCTTCTTTAAACTGGAAGGTATAATCTTTGTGAGTTGATTCCCATGATAATGTGAGTGCATTCTTTATAATGTTTGCACTGCAAAATTTTAGGATATTGAATGGTTAAGATCTATTACAAAGTTGCCAATTATGGTCAAAGGGATACTTACCCGTGAAGACGGTAAGGTTCTTGTCCCATGCTCTGATATTTATAGCTTGTAGCATAAATAATaaagatatattttattatattttcagcTGTTAAGGCTATTGAAGCTGGTGTAGATGGAATAGTTGTATCAAACCATGGGGCCCGCCAGCTTGACTATTCACCAGCTACTATAACTGTTTTAGAAGAGGTAAAAAACCCATCAAAGCTTTTGCGTAAGAGCAAACTTATTCTTCTTTATGAACACACTGGTCTTCTTTTTGAAACTGCAGATTGTTCTTGTTGTTGGAGGGAGGGTGCCGGTTTTGCTTGATGGAGGTGTGAGACGAGGAACAGATGTTTTCAAAGCGTTGGCACTAGGAGCACAAGCTGTTCTTGTAAGCTTTAAATGTTGGGCATCTTTCAGGTTGTTTTATGTTGATGTAGTGACCTATTTGGTTTGATTATGCAGATAGGGAGGCCTGTAGTGTATGGACTTGCAGCCAAAGGTGAAGATGGAGTGAGAAAAGTGATAGAGATGTTGAAGAATGAGTTGGAGTTAACTATGGCTCTTTCTGGTTGTCCAACCATTGATGACATCACGAGAAACCATGTTAGGACTGAGAGTGATAGACTTAAATCTATGCTCTGATCCTCAAAAGACATTTGTGGAAAGTGAGTACTATGCGTGGACTTTGTGTGATGTTTTTGTAGTTTATATGAACGCCTATGAGAGAAGGATTTTCAGAAAGATTATCACATTGTATACAGTTTCATAAGTGAAAGCTCTGGTTGTGAAAAGAAAACAGAGCTATGGCGTCAGGGTAATAAGATGAAACAATATCAAGATGATGAAAGTTCCTCCTGGAGCTCCAACTGGGACAGACGATACTCTCTCTCAAACAACATAAACTCCTGCATTTTGTATTGCATCAGATGGGTTGTCAGATTCTAAGAATAACCAATTTGCAAACTGATCGAGCATTACTAACCTGTAACTGTTGCTGACTGAATAATGAGATAAAACCAGTTTCATCAGAAGCCACGAGCTCAATCAGCTCATCGTGATCTTCAGGTGGATTTCCTGACTCCATTAGACAAACAGATACCTGCAAGTATGTCGCGT comes from the Brassica rapa cultivar Chiifu-401-42 chromosome A01, CAAS_Brap_v3.01, whole genome shotgun sequence genome and includes:
- the LOC103842288 gene encoding peroxisomal (S)-2-hydroxy-acid oxidase GLO4 isoform X1, yielding MDQIVNVNEFQELAKRALPKMYYDFYSGGAEDQHTLKENVEAFTRIMFRPRVLVDVSKIDMSTRILGYPISAPIMIAPTAMHMLAHPQGETATAKAAATCNTIMIVSYMASCTIEEVASSCNAIRFLQIYVYKRRDVTAQIVKRAEKAGFKAIVLTVDVPKLGRREADIKNKMVSPQLRNFEGLFSTEVIPSEGSGVEAFASSTFDASLNWKDIEWLRSITKLPIMVKGILTREDAVKAIEAGVDGIVVSNHGARQLDYSPATITVLEEIVLVVGGRVPVLLDGGVRRGTDVFKALALGAQAVLIGRPVVYGLAAKGEDGVRKVIEMLKNELELTMALSGCPTIDDITRNHVRTESDRLKSML
- the LOC103842288 gene encoding peroxisomal (S)-2-hydroxy-acid oxidase GLO4 isoform X2, whose amino-acid sequence is MASCTIEEVASSCNAIRFLQIYVYKRRDVTAQIVKRAEKAGFKAIVLTVDVPKLGRREADIKNKMVSPQLRNFEGLFSTEVIPSEGSGVEAFASSTFDASLNWKDIEWLRSITKLPIMVKGILTREDAVKAIEAGVDGIVVSNHGARQLDYSPATITVLEEIVLVVGGRVPVLLDGGVRRGTDVFKALALGAQAVLIGRPVVYGLAAKGEDGVRKVIEMLKNELELTMALSGCPTIDDITRNHVRTESDRLKSML